One segment of Solanum stenotomum isolate F172 chromosome 1, ASM1918654v1, whole genome shotgun sequence DNA contains the following:
- the LOC125861006 gene encoding PRA1 family protein F2-like, with product MAISANLSNYGTLPTSTPPASPQTTPHSARKPPRPPLPRPPQPQPPRPSTVTRSDTATRRSWRVFFDYTIISLPYNYSEAITRVRRNLNYFRVNYAMVILVILFLSLVYHPISMIVFLAISVAWLYYFREEAIVISGTQLDDRLVLVGLGLVTVVALALTHVGLNVLVALIIGFFVLGIHGALRGTEDLFLDENEAAEGGLLSVVSEEQIRPSYR from the coding sequence ATGGCAATTTCTGCAAATCTTTCCAATTATGGTACCCTTCCAACTTCTACCCCACCAGCATCACCACAAACCACCCCTCATTCCGCCAGAAAACCACCTCGTCCACCGTTACCACGACCACCACAACCACAGCCGCCGCGGCCATCGACGGTCACTAGATCCGACACGGCTACACGCCGTTCATGGCGTGTGTTCTTTGACTACACCATTATCTCTCTTCCTTATAACTATTCTGAAGCGATTACCCGGGTGAGGAGGAACCTTAATTATTTCCGTGTCAATTACGCTATGGTAATCCTTGTTATTCTATTCCTCAGCCTTGTTTACCACCCAATCTCTATGATTGTCTTTTTGGCTATTTCTGTAGCTTGGTTGTACTATTTCCGTGAAGAAGCGATTGTAATTTCGGGAACCCAATTGGATGATCGGCTTGTTTTGGTTGGGTTAGGGTTGGTTACTGTTGTTGCCTTGGCGCTTACTCATGTGGGTCTCAATGTTTTGGTTGCTTTGATTATTGGGTTTTTCGTTTTGGGAATTCATGGGGCGTTAAGGGGAACTGAGGATTTGTTTTTGGATGAGAATGAGGCTGCCGAAGGTGGGTTGCTTTCGGTTGTCAGTGAGGAACAAATCAGGCCTAGTTATAGGTAG
- the LOC125853280 gene encoding pathogenesis-related protein P2, which translates to MERVNKLCVAFFVISMMMAMAAAQSATNVRATYHLYNPQNINWDLRTASAYCATWDADKPLAWRQRYGWTAFCGPAGPRGQASCGRCLRVTNTGTGTQETVRIVDQCSNGGLDLDVNVFNRLDTNGLGYQRGNLNVNYEFVNC; encoded by the exons ATGGAGAGAGTTAACAAGTTGTGTGTAGCATTTTTTGTCATCAGCATGATGATGGCGATGGCCGCGGCGCAGAGCGCTACCAACGTTAGGGCAACCTATCATTTGTACAACCCGCAGAACATAAACTGGGATTTGAGAACTGCTAGCGCTTACTGCGCTACTTGGGATGCTGACAAGCCTCTAGCGTGGCGCCAGAGGTATGGCTGGACCGCTTTTTGTGGTCCAGCTGGACCTAGGGGCCAAGCTTCATGCGGTAGATGCTTGAGG GTGACAAACACAGGAACAGGAACACAAGAAACAGTGAGAATAGTAGATCAATGCAGCAATGGAGGGCTTGATTTGGATGTAAACGTGTTTAACCGATTGGACACTAATGGATTGGGCTACCAGAGGGGCAACCTTAATGTTAACTATGAATTTGTCAACTGCTAA